A region of Legionella donaldsonii DNA encodes the following proteins:
- a CDS encoding Tn3 family transposase, which yields MKQQPRLSEDEIIRDWSLSTDDSIFIKKFRKQYQLWGFLQVCALRLFGQLLDNPNTLDTRIIGHACKLLGLDIVGTVNLPMRDATRTDYKKSIFSHLNFRPFNDAKAIFYDWLQQKMQTGMLIPEKLISEAEVFLIVNQVALPTLYYLKREINSFCSKHQEKIFSGIYQQLSEALIDMIDDMLEIIPDEDITWFQKFKEYPGSSSISVLQDYFERYQKVEKIDLSLVDTGTVDSDLARYFYQLAKHYDAYQIKRFKPSKRYALMVLFLAESKKVLMDYLIQLHDQYISNICRECRNAHLKTLKLYKNKNERAIDKIERFIDFILAQEDDHSLSVSDLYSHSTEKSDLQQARNDMHEYQVLSRFGYAKLIQNRYSSMRRYFADFIQLPFLIEKGGQSLEQSIELVRKLDKQEIAKIPSDMDTKFMDGQLTIAMRDKNGEIKRNLWEMGLAVAIKDGFRSGDLYVERSNKYASFWNLIYQDCEWQREKENSYQALEIMQDAEHAVGKIIANFHSSAAIAANRFKSDDFADIKNGKLLLKRKDKIDIPDDAERLQALINSYMPKIKIEQLLIEVDHITGFTKHFTPIHGQKGRPQNFYKTLIASILAQATNIGLVTMENCTPDITAKMMRYVTDTCIREETIKSANAELVNQHTQLDLSQNYGDGKMSSSDGQRFIITASSLLSSYYPRYAGYYDKMIGVYTHTSNQLSVLNTQAISCAPRESLYVIDGLLDNNTILAIKEHTTDTEGFTEHVFALCYLLGIRFMPRIKDLKSQQLYRIDKEIAYGELDSLLTKTASIEVVIEQFDQMVRVAASLKKKLSPAHEIIRRLSKGSPSDKLSKAFTQLGRILKTEYILQYITDKDIRDKVQRQLNKGEHRHQLARCIFFANQGKFQVGDYEEIMNKASCLSLVSNAVLYWNTMKMTEIITQLKNNGEVISDNTLTHISLLPHKHLITMGTYFTDAAIDQSEIEDVGEFTVLEQI from the coding sequence ATGAAACAACAGCCCAGACTTTCTGAAGATGAAATTATTCGCGATTGGTCTTTAAGCACTGACGATTCGATCTTCATTAAAAAATTTAGGAAACAATACCAATTATGGGGATTTCTGCAGGTTTGTGCCTTGAGATTATTTGGCCAGCTTCTGGATAATCCCAACACGCTTGATACTCGTATTATTGGACATGCTTGTAAATTATTGGGGTTAGACATTGTTGGTACCGTTAATTTGCCAATGCGTGATGCCACAAGAACTGACTACAAGAAATCAATTTTCTCGCATTTAAATTTCAGGCCATTCAATGATGCCAAAGCTATTTTTTATGATTGGCTGCAACAGAAAATGCAGACAGGAATGCTGATCCCAGAAAAACTAATTTCAGAAGCCGAAGTCTTTTTGATCGTCAACCAAGTTGCTTTGCCAACGCTGTATTATTTGAAGCGTGAAATCAATTCTTTTTGCTCAAAGCATCAAGAAAAAATATTTTCTGGAATTTATCAGCAGCTATCTGAAGCATTGATTGACATGATTGATGACATGCTTGAAATTATCCCTGACGAAGACATCACGTGGTTTCAAAAATTTAAGGAATATCCTGGTTCTAGTAGCATTTCGGTGTTGCAAGACTATTTCGAACGCTATCAAAAAGTTGAAAAAATAGACTTGTCGTTGGTCGATACCGGCACTGTAGATTCTGATCTTGCTAGATATTTTTATCAACTTGCCAAGCACTATGATGCTTATCAGATAAAACGCTTTAAACCATCAAAGCGTTACGCTTTAATGGTACTATTTTTGGCAGAATCAAAAAAAGTCCTTATGGATTACCTTATTCAATTACATGATCAATATATTTCCAATATATGCCGTGAATGCCGAAATGCACATCTGAAAACTTTGAAGCTTTATAAGAATAAAAATGAACGCGCTATTGATAAGATCGAGCGCTTTATCGACTTTATTTTGGCTCAAGAAGATGATCACAGTTTATCGGTTAGTGATCTTTATTCACATTCAACCGAAAAGTCTGATCTACAGCAGGCTAGAAATGATATGCACGAATACCAGGTGCTGAGCCGTTTTGGTTATGCCAAGCTAATTCAAAACCGTTATAGCAGCATGCGCCGCTATTTTGCTGATTTTATTCAATTGCCATTTCTGATTGAAAAAGGCGGTCAGTCATTAGAGCAATCAATTGAACTGGTACGCAAACTCGATAAACAAGAAATTGCTAAGATACCCAGTGATATGGACACTAAATTCATGGATGGGCAATTAACTATTGCCATGCGAGATAAGAATGGGGAAATTAAACGCAATCTTTGGGAAATGGGACTTGCCGTTGCGATTAAAGATGGTTTTCGATCTGGCGATTTATACGTTGAGCGCAGTAACAAATATGCCTCTTTTTGGAACTTGATATATCAAGATTGTGAGTGGCAGCGAGAAAAAGAAAATAGCTATCAAGCGCTAGAGATTATGCAAGATGCAGAGCATGCAGTAGGCAAAATTATTGCGAATTTCCATAGTTCAGCTGCGATTGCTGCCAATCGCTTTAAAAGCGATGATTTTGCTGACATTAAAAACGGCAAGCTATTGCTGAAAAGAAAAGACAAAATCGATATTCCCGATGATGCAGAACGCTTACAGGCACTGATAAATTCATATATGCCGAAAATAAAAATAGAGCAACTATTAATTGAAGTTGATCACATAACAGGATTTACCAAACACTTTACCCCGATTCATGGACAAAAGGGGAGACCACAAAATTTTTATAAAACCTTAATTGCCAGCATTTTGGCACAAGCAACTAATATTGGCCTTGTAACTATGGAGAATTGCACACCAGATATCACTGCAAAAATGATGCGTTATGTTACCGATACCTGCATTCGGGAAGAAACTATCAAATCTGCTAATGCAGAATTGGTGAATCAACATACGCAACTAGACTTAAGCCAAAACTATGGGGATGGAAAAATGTCATCTTCAGATGGGCAACGCTTTATTATTACTGCAAGCAGCCTGCTGTCGTCATACTACCCAAGATACGCGGGCTACTACGATAAAATGATTGGCGTATACACGCACACATCAAACCAACTATCAGTACTTAATACGCAAGCTATTTCATGCGCACCACGCGAATCGCTTTATGTCATTGATGGCTTGTTAGATAACAACACCATTCTCGCAATTAAAGAACACACCACGGATACAGAAGGCTTTACTGAGCACGTGTTTGCACTGTGCTATTTACTTGGTATTCGGTTTATGCCGAGAATTAAAGATCTAAAATCTCAGCAACTTTATCGCATTGATAAAGAAATTGCTTACGGTGAATTGGACTCTCTGCTAACTAAAACCGCATCTATTGAAGTGGTGATAGAACAGTTTGACCAAATGGTACGAGTGGCAGCCTCTTTGAAAAAGAAGCTCAGTCCTGCTCATGAAATTATTAGGCGGTTATCGAAAGGCTCTCCATCTGACAAGCTATCAAAAGCATTTACACAATTAGGCCGAATACTTAAAACAGAGTATATTTTACAATACATTACTGACAAGGACATTCGAGATAAAGTTCAACGCCAATTAAACAAAGGAGAACATCGCCATCAATTAGCGCGCTGTATTTTTTTTGCAAACCAAGGAAAATTTCAAGTTGGTGACTACGAAGAAATCATGAATAAAGCAAGCTGCTTAAGCCTAGTATCGAATGCTGTATTATATTGGAATACGATGAAAATGACAGAAATTATTACCCAACTTAAAAACAACGGCGAAGTTATAAGCGATAATACACTAACTCATATATCACTTTTACCACATAAGCATTTGATTACGATGGGTACTTATTTTACCGATGCAGCTATTGATCAATCGGAAATAGAGGATGTGGGAGAATTTACGGTTTTAGAGCAAATTTAG
- a CDS encoding recombinase family protein, giving the protein MSGKRIGYIRVSSFEQNPERQLEGITLNKKFIDKASGKNTARPQLEAMLDYARDGDTIIIHSMDRLARNLDDLRKLVTQLTSQQIRVEFVKENLTFTGEDSPMSTLLLSVMGAFAEFERSLIKERQMEGIVLAKKRGAYKGRKAALSQEQIDEIKKRVTQGDKKSHIARDFSISRETLYQYLRK; this is encoded by the coding sequence ATGTCAGGTAAGAGAATTGGTTACATTCGAGTCAGTAGCTTTGAGCAGAATCCAGAACGACAACTCGAAGGAATCACACTTAACAAAAAATTTATAGATAAAGCCTCCGGAAAAAATACTGCACGTCCACAACTTGAAGCCATGCTCGATTATGCGCGTGATGGCGATACCATCATTATACACAGCATGGATCGGTTGGCGCGCAATTTAGATGATCTACGTAAACTAGTAACACAATTGACTTCCCAACAAATTAGAGTTGAATTTGTGAAAGAAAATTTAACATTCACAGGCGAAGATTCGCCAATGTCAACGTTGTTGTTATCTGTCATGGGCGCATTCGCTGAGTTTGAACGCTCATTAATTAAAGAGCGTCAAATGGAAGGGATCGTTCTTGCTAAGAAGCGTGGCGCTTATAAAGGCCGGAAGGCTGCTTTATCTCAGGAACAAATTGACGAAATAAAAAAACGTGTGACTCAAGGAGATAAGAAAAGTCATATCGCACGTGATTTTAGTATTAGCCGCGAAACGTTATACCAATATTTAAGAAAATAA
- a CDS encoding IS1634 family transposase yields the protein MLNRDTVSSEQLGHLGLVAATIRELGIIERIDARLELNEKKGGVVSYGRRVAAMVINGLGFMNSRLYMTPHFFQDKPVAQLLGSELDAAHLNDDSLGRCLDKIAEYGVTRLYSELAFEIAREKNLLSQRLHLDSTSFVLYGRYDTEEAAPGIAQPDYGYSKANRSDLKQVMLSLVQGGAANIPLWMEALDGNSSDKTSFQETVRRVQAFTQSIHGMPDGLCFVVDAAFYVPEQLASLNNVFWITRVPAQLNEAKVLLNKPCDALTWEPFDANYRGSVHETVLYGIPQRWVLIESQQARLRELKTFQRHLDKKSQELIKSLWHLGHQVFQCPDDAKQALKPLIKSLKYHQIHYEILPVERHTGKGRPKPGAQKMVIGYQIQACLSTCLERVGAKKETLGRFILASNQCDSSLLNNHAMLQQYKEQSCVESSFKFMKNNAFELDSFFLKTPERITALMMVMTLCLMVYNFAQAHIRQCLKEHDEALPNQLGKPVQNPTMKWIAELMNVIAVVTILTNDQKHRVVTNLKPVHQQIISYFGQYALEIYGLAAESARGTGFSCLAIEQNNYKNRLSWCET from the coding sequence ATGCTGAATCGAGATACAGTAAGTTCAGAGCAATTGGGGCATTTAGGACTTGTTGCAGCAACGATTAGAGAATTAGGGATAATAGAGAGAATTGATGCACGCCTTGAGTTAAATGAAAAAAAAGGAGGCGTGGTAAGCTATGGTCGTCGAGTAGCGGCGATGGTTATCAATGGGTTGGGTTTTATGAATAGCCGGTTGTATATGACGCCGCATTTTTTCCAAGATAAGCCTGTGGCTCAACTGCTTGGTTCAGAACTAGACGCGGCACACCTGAATGATGACAGTCTTGGTCGCTGCCTGGATAAAATCGCAGAATACGGTGTGACCAGGCTTTATTCGGAATTGGCTTTTGAGATTGCCCGAGAAAAAAATTTACTAAGCCAGAGACTGCATTTAGACAGTACAAGCTTTGTTCTTTACGGCCGCTATGACACAGAAGAGGCCGCGCCCGGGATTGCGCAACCAGACTACGGATATTCCAAAGCGAATCGCTCTGATCTAAAGCAAGTGATGCTGTCACTAGTACAAGGAGGAGCTGCGAATATCCCCTTATGGATGGAGGCCTTAGATGGGAATAGTAGTGATAAAACAAGTTTCCAAGAGACGGTTAGGAGGGTGCAAGCGTTTACACAAAGTATTCATGGGATGCCTGATGGCCTTTGTTTTGTGGTTGATGCCGCCTTTTATGTTCCAGAGCAGTTGGCAAGCCTCAATAACGTGTTTTGGATAACCCGAGTACCTGCACAGCTTAATGAAGCCAAAGTATTGTTGAACAAGCCTTGTGATGCTCTGACCTGGGAGCCGTTTGATGCAAACTATCGTGGAAGTGTTCATGAAACGGTTCTTTATGGTATTCCACAACGCTGGGTTTTGATTGAGTCGCAACAGGCGAGGTTGCGAGAGCTAAAGACTTTTCAGAGGCATTTGGATAAAAAATCTCAAGAGCTCATTAAATCCTTATGGCATCTTGGTCACCAGGTCTTTCAATGTCCTGACGATGCAAAGCAGGCATTAAAACCGCTCATCAAATCACTCAAATACCACCAAATTCATTATGAGATTCTACCTGTTGAACGCCATACAGGGAAAGGTCGCCCAAAACCTGGAGCTCAAAAAATGGTGATTGGATATCAAATACAAGCCTGTCTTTCTACCTGTCTGGAGAGGGTGGGTGCTAAAAAAGAAACACTGGGACGCTTTATTTTGGCCAGTAATCAATGTGATAGCTCGCTATTGAATAATCATGCCATGCTTCAACAATATAAAGAGCAATCCTGTGTCGAATCAAGCTTTAAATTCATGAAAAACAATGCCTTCGAACTGGACTCTTTCTTCCTTAAAACACCTGAGCGAATTACAGCCTTGATGATGGTAATGACGCTTTGTCTCATGGTGTACAATTTTGCTCAAGCTCACATCAGGCAATGCTTAAAGGAGCATGATGAAGCACTTCCCAATCAGCTGGGTAAGCCAGTACAAAATCCCACAATGAAATGGATTGCTGAGCTGATGAACGTGATAGCTGTTGTAACCATCCTGACAAACGATCAAAAACATCGTGTGGTAACTAATCTAAAACCAGTACATCAACAAATCATTTCTTATTTTGGTCAGTATGCTCTTGAAATCTATGGACTTGCCGCAGAATCTGCGCGTGGCACAGGCTTCTCCTGCCTGGCTATTGAACAGAATAATTATAAAAATCGTTTATCTTGGTGCGAAACGTAG